The nucleotide window TGAGTCCGGGACTGCCAAAATGACCATCCCGATATCAGTCGGCAATTCGCCAATGCTCGAAAATCCCCGATACCCGTTGCGCTCGACATTGTCTAACTTGTGCGCAACTATCCCTGCAAGGAGGACGTCTTCAACCTCGCTGAGCGCCCTTGCGAGGGCTTTGCCAAGCCTCCCGTAGCCGACTATGGCAATTTTGGGGATAATCCCGTTCGAAGCAGGTTGCAGGTTATCCATCGCTGCCTCGCGACGCAGCCAGTTCACGTCGAAGGGCTTGCAGTTTCTGCTTTGCCTTCAGGAAGTCATTATAGGAAGAAGAGAAATGGTGCGAACCGTCGCCTTGCGCGACGAAATAGATGAAATCGACGTCCGCTGGATTTAAGGCGGCGCGAATCGCCCGCAGGCCCGGGCTGTTGATCG belongs to Calditrichota bacterium and includes:
- the mltG gene encoding endolytic transglycosylase MltG produces the protein LRKRMPLEADPTIQYIIHDGPRRLYRSDLAIDSPYNTYRRTGLPPGPINSPGLRAIRAALNPADVDFIYFVAQGDGSHHFSSSYNDFLKAKQKLQALRRELAASRGSDG